The genomic region TGCCTGTGAAATACCAAAGACCAGTCCTCTTTCCTGAAAAgaaactttctctctctctctctctctctctctctctctctctctctctgcccCTATTGATAATAGCTTCCGTGGTGttggtttctcttcttgcCAATTGGAATCGGTGCATTGCCCTTCCCGGCGACCCCATCTGAGATTCGGTCATACCCAGATTGGATCCTGACCTCTCTTTTTGCAACATTGATCCAGATTTGTTCATTTAGAATTAGAATGAGGTGAGATGCCCCTATCAGAAATAGGAAATATAATGTGACATAGTGTTGTTAAAGCAATGGGGAGATAAAATCCGAATTCAGAATAGTTTCAGAGTGTGGATCGGATTAATGGGGATTTGCTTTAGCATTGAGGAACAGCTACACCAACATCAACATCACCAATCTCTCAGCAAGGGTCCaggttatttttaatttcatttcctCTTCCTGCAATCTgtcctttttaatttatttattatggaTATGAATTTCTGTTCAaaagtttattctttttgaatATGCAAATTTATTAGGTCGTCACATTGTTAAGACGTGTTCTTGATCTTTGATTATGATTGGGATTCATTTTACACGGTTTGAGGTCTGGATTTGTTAAATGTTGTTCAATTGGATAGTTTTAGTGTGGGGGAAGGTTTGATATCCTAAAGTTGATGCCACTACTGTTTTCAGAGTTTAAAGTTCCCAGCTTGTTACATGTCATACATTTGGAAACCAGCCTAAAATTTATTGCAGAAAACTAGAGAATCATACCAATAATTGATTGGATCGAATTTGAACATCTTAGAACAAGTGAAGCGTGAGTGCTTTCCAATTGTGCCTTGGGTGACCCATCTTTTTACACCCtagtataaaattattaaataaggATGCGTGTTGAAATTTCATGCTTCTATGTTTGCACATTTAAGAGATTGAGGAACCTTTAGTTGGTACAATATTTTGTTGTTATGAATAACTTCAGATGGGGGACTTAAATCTACTGCATCTCCAACAAAACTAGAAATGCAGGACTCTCCTGAAATCAAAAAACCAAGCATCATTCCTTTGACAGCCAAGGATGTCAAAGATCTCCGGCAGAATCCTGGATATAACAATGTTGATATATTCACTTATGAGGAGATGAGGTTGGTCACAAAGCAATTCCGACCAGACTATATTCTTGGCGAGGGTGGCTTTGGGGTTGTTTATAAAGGAGTAATAGATGAGAATACGAGGCCTGGTTACAAGTCTATGGCAGTTGCTGTTAAGGAGCTTAATCCTGATGGGTTCCAGGGTGACAGAGAATGGCTGGTAATCTCCTTGTCTTGTTTTCTTGGCATCTTCTATGTAATTCTTATAATCTGATATTCATTGTTTGTGCTACATCTACATCTATGGATATATAGCCTTCTATATCATTGCCAAATATCAGAACAAATTTTATCTATAAAACACCCAAAAgaatagagagagagaaagaatatgtgaaaattttttatctagAGGAAGAAGGATGGTTGTATATATTGGCAGGATGTTGTACTATCATGATTAGGAGAATCCACTTTAACAGAATGTGGTAATTGCACAACTTACCTCATTATCGTATAAATTTAGTAGTTTCCCATGATTTTAATGCATTAAATTTCTTGGCCAAATTCAACTGTGTTACTTAATGCctctttttgtttatatagGATAGATTCCGAGGATTGTAGCACACAGGAACTAGAATTTAACCATTAAATTGATGTCTTAGATCGGTAGGGATTTGCTTTTGGGTATTTGGAATTTAGcaacaaattttaaaagtttcatgTGATATATCATCTTATTTCATATCTGAGAAGATTTCATTTAAAACCAGCTGTTTAGGGTGGCTGTTTCTCTTTTCTATGGATGCATTCTTATTTAAACATTTAGCCAACAAGTAAATGGGACCCacaaaattatttgttttcaaGTTAGTATGTTAGATAACAacatgccttttttttttttttgtctatttAGATTAATGATTGAACACAGATATAATTGCTTCTGTTCGCACATAATTGTTTGTTGCACAGGCTGAAGTCAATTATCTCGGGCAACTCAGCCATCCAAATCTTGTGAAGCTCATTGGATACTGTTGTGAGGATGAACATCGGCTGCTGGTCTATGAATACATGGCTAGTGGGAGCCTCGAAAAGCATCTTTTTCGCAGTAAGTGGTGGGAaacaaaatgattttaagtctATGGGACCTAGGAAATAAATTCTATATGAAACTTACATAACAAccatttttttaacatatcTGTAAACAATTTGAGAGGATACAAGTACCATGTATTACTTTTTCATGTAAACGAAGTAAGGCCCTAATctagttttcaattattttcaaaattacggGCTATCTTATTTACAGTATGCTTTTATATTTGCATACCAGTCAAGTTATTAACTAGTTAACTGCTTCCTCGTTCTTGTTCTGGTTACACAGTGTATGCCACCTTTTCAAAACTTGAGAGATGAAAACATATTTACAGTAAACTTATGTGCCTGCAAATGAGTTGCATGTTTGTTCTAGTTGCTCCATGTGCTAGAAAGTCACACTATTTCAGGAGATTTTGCTTTTCGTCTATTACACGGATCAATGTCTTCATCTTTTCTCAAGAAATTACCTTCCATTAACGGAATGAAAGTGTCAGGAGTGGTTTTAACTATCTTTGATTCATTTATGCACTAATGCATGTGCATGCTTCACATTTGAGGTTATGAATATTTGtcaaattaagttttattttatattaaaagaaacTGTTCTGccagaaaatttaaaattaaaagtaaaataagaTAACAAGCACTCCGACAGAAGGGAAACAGcataaatttatgtttttttggAGGGTAAGGAATGGTACTGTGTGTATGCTTTTAAGCTTAATGTCTATAAGTattgataataaaacaaaatcacAAAGTTTATATTTACCTCAGACTAAATATTGGGTCAAAAAGGTTTGATCCATTAATTTACTTAACACTCCATAACTTCCTTGATCCTCCAAGTGTTACTAGTATTTACATCCATTTATGATTTGCATATGGCTGTTCCGGCCCTGGAATTGCTTTAGATTGTATTActgataaataatattaggGATAAAGAGCACCAGAAAAAATATCTGCATTGCGCCCACATATCAAACAAAGAGGTATCTCTTTTCCATTATGCCAAGAATGGAagcatttttttgtttacccTATTTATTCTTCGTTGTTAGGAGTTGGTTGTAGTTTGACCTGGTCAAAAAGAATGAAGATTGCTTTAGATGCAGCAAAAGGGCTTGCTTTTCTTCATGGTGCAGAAAGACCTATCATATACCGTGACTTCAAGACATCAAACATCTTGCTGGATGCGGTTAGTCATCATTTCTTTGTTATTCATCAGTTGCCTGTACATTAATCAAGTTCATCTTATTTTATGGACTCTTTAAAAATGGGAATATTTATCAACCTGAACATGATCTTTGCTGAAATtcgctttttctttttagagaAAATTCCTTAATCAGAAATAGCTCCTTAAAGTCAAAAGCTTTACAGATGATAGTCATTGGATGTTTCCTTCTGACAAGTAGTACCCATACCTAGAGTTTAAATGAAACTTACTCTTTTTCATGAATGTTCTTTTATGTGGAAGTTTTAGTTTCTATCACTAAAAATGCATGTAACTTGTAGGACTTTAATGCAAAGCTGTCAGACTTTGGACTTGCAAAGGATGGGCCAATGGGAGACCAGACCCATGTGTCAACACGAGTGATGGGCACATATGGATATGCTGCTCCTGAATATGTAATGACTGGTTAGTAATTAATTATTCCATTTCAAGAGAATGTGAATCTTCATCATTGCCAAATAAGTGAGGAAGATTTTCAGTCTTAATGGTAGGAACTTCATAGTCGATTATTGATAGGTTTTCTGTTATGAGCAGTACTTAGCATTCTGTTTAGTTGAGCAGGAGTCGGAGAAAAGCAATTTTCAGTCTCCTTTCTCTTGTTTAGGGGGAACATATACCCGGTGTTTTGGTATTAGACATCTTGATATTCCAAAGATGTAGTTTCCCTTATGTGAAATCAAATGTCAATATTCAACAGTAATTTAGGAACAATTTGAACTTTATTTTCACAGCCAAATTGTTtagagttttaaaatttttttttcactttatgACTAGAGAAATTTTTGGCATATAGCTTATAAGTGGCAAAAGGGTAATTTACTAATacattattgaaaaataataaaaggaaTAGATGAGGgtaaaataaacaaacaacTTGGTGGTTTGGCTGTTGTACGGTTAATCACTCTGATTCTGTTTGTAGTAACTCTTTGTGTCTTGACGCTTGTTCTGTCTTTTCGTTTCATTGAAATAtactattaaataaaattgatttcataGATGTATTTTATAATAggtagaataaaaataaaaaagttttttgcACTAAAGTTGCACATACCAATAGAGGGTGAACTTATGTATTTCTTAATTGAAGCATCTTTTCTTCAATGTTGtagtttaatgaaataaatgtGGTTCCATTAAATCAGAAGAGGACAATGGCATATTAGGGTGTCAGCTATTGGTCGTAAAGAGAAACTGGTTTAACTGCCAGATAGGAAGTGATAGAATAGTTTGACCTCTTGATGcacttcttttgttttatccTTTCATAAACTGACTTATCTGTACTCATGATGTTTAATTATGACAAAACTAGAAATGATAATAGCTAACCAAGTTGCAGCATTGATATGACCAGGCCATTTAACGGCAAGAAGTGATGTTTATGGATTTGGAGTAGTGTTACTTGAGATGCTCCTTGGAAGGAGAGCAATGGACAAGAGTAGGCCTAGCCGAGAACATAACCTGGTTGATTGGGCTCGTCCCCTCTTGAACCATAATAAGAAGCTTATGAGGATCTTAGACCCTAGAATGGAAGGTCAGTACTCAGCTAGAACTGCAATGAAGGTAGCCAATTTGGCATATCAATGCCTTAGCCAAAACCCAAAAGGGAGACCTCTCATGAGCCAGGTGGTTGAATTACTTGAGACTTTTCAGACAAAGGAGGTCAGTAATGAAGAGGCAATGCTTCACACTGGGGCCAGTGGCATAACCCTTTATGAAGCTCCCAGTAATTGCCCCCACACTCCTGCGAAAAAGAGCAATCCTGCCAGAAGTGAAAGTCACAGAGAAGGGGACGCACACAGAAGGAAACCAGGAAATGGAAGAAGCAAGAGTGAACCTCCCAAAGAGTGTGACCTTTATGATCCGCCTCATTTTGAAGCTGAAGATAAATCTGAATCTAACAGAGGTTGAACCTGTAGCAAAAATGAGTGGAAAGTTAAAAACTGTTTAAAAGATTCACCAACAGATCTATCAATTTGGTGTTCAGAGCTGCCACTTGCTCTTCCCCTTGTGGTGGAATATTAAGTATTTGgtgtatttataaattttaagtgTCAACCATGTGCCTGTATCCAGTATTCTTACGCTCTAGCAGCTCTTTCCATTTTGAAATAGTGGGGAAGAAGGTAAGCAACTGTTGTAAACTGGTCATTATGTGCAGCTTTGAAAGAACAGTAACTTGGACAATCACAGTCCAATCTTCTGTTGCATTTGTTAATTCATGTGCTAGCTGAGCACTTGTAAGTTTTGTCTGCATAACATTGAAACTTTTGTGAATGAAGTTGcaagtttcaatttttgttttccttaatattttgGCAAATGATGATCATGAACTCCCTTATGAGATGTTGAAAAATTGCATCAGATTTCCTCCATTTGTACAAGATATGGATGGTTATAATGTTCAAGGCTGAATGCATAGAAAATTGGTACTTCAACCAACCGCCTGGTTTATCAAAGATTTGGAACAAATTGGGCAGTGTTTCTTCCCTTCTAATGGGCACTATATATCAATATTTGTGCCTATACATGGAATATATGAtgcataatttttcttttgaaggaACAAATGTAATGTTATAAGGGAAACCATAGATTTTTAGGCTCCATTCGAATTGatcatttattttctaaatcaCTAATTGatgcttttgttttgaattgttattttgtttgatAGTGCTTGATGTTTTAAATTGAGTATAATGCCAAGATATTTGCCTTCATATTTAAAATGGATTGCCTCTAATTGctacaaaatttttgagataaAAGGTTTTTACATGCATAAGTAATAGTATTTTGGAAGTAACGACCTCCAATGCTTAGCCATGTTTCTTaatacaaaattattattatttataccacaaaaaaaaaaaaaacaaaacaaaagggaATTTTCAACTGAAATTATTCCATTgctaataatatatttttatcgaCAGACTTTCCACAAAATTAGTTATATAAAAGCATCTTTAGTtaatatcaattaaaaataagcaaatgatgaaaacaagCAGTCTTAACACAAttttactaattaattaaataaaagagaacAATCATGCATGTTACTTTTGACAACTTAAAATGGAAACCTGGAGAAGCATTTTAGATACGGAATGAAATACCCAAAATAGGcacttgaaaaaatatttaacaaacCTAAACAGCTAACATACAATAGTGCAGTAAAAGGCAGAAAAGTTGCTCAACAGATTGAGCAAATTACATTCAGGATGGACCTCTATATAGACAGAGGGACAACATATATGTATTCTGCCATCCGAATCTGCGTACAACTTTTCGTTCAACCATCTGATAACTATGACCATTTATTTTCCTGTTAAACAAGAGAAACTATCGTTCAAATTCTCAACAGCAAATAGTAATTCTTTAAGGAAACTAAGAAGAAGCATTTTCATTGAGTGTTTCAAGTCATGATAGATTTAATCATGTTAtgatgtatatgtatatgataGTTCAGGTACCATTAGCATTCATGCAAAAGTTTAATAACCCGACATGACTTCACATGATCCTGTGTGCTATATAACCATTGAACCTCATGTGCCCACACTGGACATTCAGAATGAAAATCATACATTTTGGTCTTAACTGAACAGAAACTTCACCTACTATATGATGCACTTTTAGTTGCAATTGAAGACAATAAACAGTTTGTTTGTTTCTAACACTTTCACTATGATGCTTCAAGGACATAACTTTCTTCAAAGAAACTATGTTGGCAACGCTCAGTCTGAACTAATATGGTACCACAGACAGGTATGGTAACTTGGTCATAAACATCCATTGCTTTAACCTTTAGTGAACATCAAGACACTGAGACACATTCAGAAAATCTTATAGCGAAAACAAGACTATCCAAAATACAAATAGAAAATCACAATGTTAAGTCAGCAAAGAAATTATGACGATGTCTATGAATTCTaaagaacataaaattcatgtcTTACATGACGATACAATCAAGCACAGTTATAAACTCCGAGATTTTATCAACCTTTAGGTTGCAACCTATGAAAACTACCAGTCCTCTCAACTGCCTTTTCGTCACtttcctttcatttcttttctgtttttttttttttcattttttctcttttcttttatggaTGGGAGGGGGGTTAGAGTAGGTTAAGCAAAAGCAGAAACTTGGAAGTTATTATCTTTAGCCAGGGTGATAGATAAAATCGTATGCAAGCAAATTTCCTTACCCCATACTTGGCGTAACCTCATTCCCAGTTGAGTGACTGATCTTCTTTCAGCAGGGTTCGAGAATTCCATGTTCATTGCCTCCTGAATTGCATATAACAGTTCCCTTCTTGCTTTTGCAGAGAGAATAAAGTGATTTGGCCCATGGATAGTGTTCAAGTCTACCACCTGAAACAAAAGATCAAATAGGATTAGAGTATTGCTTGAAAACGTGGATATATCAAATATCTAAAAGAAGTCATAAGCATCTTCCAAGCTCATGACAAGCCCATTAACATTGTTCTAAAGAACAAGGTAAGAGCATTTGACCCATCTTCATATCTTTGTGATCCTTCAGAATAGGTTTGATTTGATCTCttaaaatgatcaaaatcATTTGTGATGGTTGATAGTATAGCCTACAGCAGCTCTGTTCCTTTTACCTGGTTTCTTTTTGTCAAGTAATATGTTAAATGTTAAGCCAAGAGAAGAAATTTGTTTAAATGGAAGTTTAAGCTATAAGAGAAGCATTTGAGGCAAAAGCATGGAAAAATTTAGAGGGACAAAAAATACAATGATAGAATTTCAGGATTTAGAGAGGATATAGATACAACGATGTAAGTCAATAGTTTCTCTTGGATAGTCCATACACAAAGTTAACAATGCCTAGGTAATTAAGTGACAAAGCAAGGTATGTTGGACactaattttcagaaaacTGATAGGCAAACATGCAcgaaattttttatcaatattAAAGGTGACATCCTTGGGTTGGGTTTACTAAATGTCTCAAAGAGACAGAAAAATATACATCTATCATCCCCCTGTGATATGTTACCAATATAAATCACTAATACTAAGAGTCTGAACAAAACGGAAAGAGAATGATTGGACACTTGCCTGCTGCAACCAAGGAATAATACAGTTCATAAATCTCTGTTCCAGTAGGAACGATGCCAAAGTACTGAGAATATCGCAGACAGTCTTGTGGGATAAACTTTCTAGAACAGGACCAGTTCTATCAAGAAGCTCAACTAGGACAAGCTCATTACCAGAAGAGAGAGCTTCTGCATATGCAGAGTCTAGGTCCCCTTCACATAAAAGACTTTTCACATGTTGCCACAGACCATTGTTGCTGTCTGGATAGTTCTGTCTGCCACTCACACTTGGAACAGAAGCAGAGGCAGAGGCAGCTTCATTTTTTCTAATCTGGCCAATGACTTGTGCCCCCTGCCCAGAGCTTTTGTGCACATCCTTCCCTGTAGGATTTCTACAAATTTTTACAGTATTATTACTCCACATCTCCATACCCTGCTTCACATAATTGGCTGACCTATTTCCGCCAAGTGCTTTTTCCTCCCAAACATCAGAATTCTTTACAGACAGCAAAGAAGGCTGTCTGTTACCAATTTCTGCAGAAGGCCTTGGAGTGCAAAGAGACAGTCTGGGAGATGAAACACCTTGGCTATGCTTCTTGACTCTGGAGCTCACCAAATCAGAATGCTTTACTCCCTGCATGAGGTCTTGCACCATTCTATCTACTACATGTTCTAAACTCAAGACCTTTGACTGTAGCATGGACAGGCTATCCATTATACCAGTTGAAAATACCTGGAAAACAATTCTTAATATAATAAAGCAGATGGGGAGATTAAATTATctttggaaagaaaaaggctgACGCCTGTTTTCAAGCAATTACCGTTggaagaataattttttaaatttagaatttaCAAACCAAAAAACTTGACTTTCAGATAACAAGTTGGAATGCTGAGTTTGTGTTGGCTCAAGGGATTAATGATAGCATAGAATAAGATGAGACAAGATTGATAAGTAAATTGTCTTTGTTTATCTTAGTTTTGCACATGGATAAAAATGTTCTCATCTTAATTTCGGCAATCCTATCTATTTAGGATAATTCAATCTTCTCCCTCTCCATAGGATTTTGTAACCATATCCATGTAAAATAACTAGTCCAACTAACTTCCAGACTTCTCTATTCAAATACTAAAGGCAATAGGCGTAACATGAAATTCATGAGTAAATGAATGCCTTTAGTGCATCTCATTTTGGTGCATGCATAACAAAATTGTAGGATTATCCAATATCCTCCCTCTCCATAGGATATATAATAGTACTTATACAAATAACTTCCCCAACTAACTTTCCAATTCTTCCATGAAAATACTAGAGACAATGAgcataaaaaaagaagttatCCTATCCAATCCTCCTATATGTACCAAATGAGCCCTCAAGATATTACTTCCCTAATGAAACTCACCACATAGTCATGCTAATAGTCTCTTACAGAAAAGGAAACATCCAagatgcaaaagaaaaaacaaaagagaacaAGAAAGCCAACATAAAACGAGGACTAAGAAGCTCCAGATTTTCAACTTTATATTCACCAAATTCACAGTTGTGCCAAGGTTGGTCCTACATGGTGATGAAATCTGCATGTGGCAAGCATTTTATGTGAAATCACAAATCCTCAACTCTGAAAGGTCATAATATGGCTTAGAATGGTTTTAGAATTCATTTGATATCATCTTGGGTTTCTAGAATGCATAAAGCATTGAATTTATATCATATAGCTATCCAGGAGTCCCAATTGTGATTTACCTGGAGAAGATCCATCAAGTTGGACTGCTTGTTCTCAATCTCCAAAAGTTGTTTCTGAATGCCAACAATTTCATTTGCCATCTGTGAACAACACCCAGAGACAGTTTGTGGACTTGACTCAGTGACTGTTGAATCAAGACTTCTACGGTCCCTAATTTTTGTGGAGGACACTTCTTCGTCCTCATTACTATTCTCTTCTGCTGCAAACCGCTGATTTCGTCCCAGAGAATTCAGCAAATGCCCCTCCCCAGTATGGTCATGAGAAAAATTGACAAACTTAGGCCCAAAGTTGTCACGAAGAAGGTTGGACATGGATGAACATTCTTGTTTGTCATCCATTGGAACGAACTCGTATCCTATATCTTGTGTACTTGTAGTGTCAGTCGTCATTCTCTCCAATGTCTTGGTGACAGTACTCCCTTCAGATTCTTCATTGTGAAGATCTGATAAAGAAACATTATGGTTCTCTGAAACAGCAATTTCAATATGCCAATCATCTTCTTTGCAATGTTGAGGGCTTTGAACATAATTCTGAGATGTTTTTCTAACAGACAAAGGTATCCTTCTTATAGCTGAGTTTGCAGTAACTTTCTTCAAGCTGACATCCTTCCAACCAGAGTCACTCTTACTGGTGATATCACTATAATCACCTCCACAGAAGTTTTCTGCATAAGTATTAATAAGTAAATAGGAGCATTAAAAGAAGGGAAGAAGCAAGTAATGTTTTACTCTTATATCATGCCATCATGTTGAACAGAATTTGTAGGATTTGCAATTTTCATGTTGACAGAAAGAGTGGCACCTATAGAGTTAATTCAGTACAAAAAGAGACTTCTTGTTTTACTCTTATATCATGCCATCATGTTGAACAGAATTTGTAGGATTTGCAATTTTCATGTTGACAGAAAGAGTGGCACCTATAGAGTTAATTCAGTACAAAAAGAGACTTCTTCCTGATCCATCTACAGATGCTATGTATTGAATGTTAAGGAACCCAATCATCCCTAACAGCAGACATATTATTCCAACTACCACAAGCAATCAAATATTCAGATAAACGCAAACAGTTAACCATGCCAATGTAAtgaatgcaatttaatttaatataaccTAACAAAAAGCATAGAAGGCAATATAACATTCAATAGGAAAAGATAGAATCATcagcaaaacaaattttcctACATTTGAAATTTACTTAGAAAGAcattagagaaaaaaatctGAATAGGGAAGAGGAAAGGGAAGTGAAAAAAGTGAAACAATATTACAAGTTTTTTGCCATCCACTACTTAGGTGCATAAACCTCTAAAGGGGAAAAGGAATAATTTCTGATAGAAACATATTAAGGTGAATCC from Theobroma cacao cultivar B97-61/B2 chromosome 9, Criollo_cocoa_genome_V2, whole genome shotgun sequence harbors:
- the LOC18589165 gene encoding serine/threonine-protein kinase At5g01020 isoform X2, with amino-acid sequence MGICFSIEEQLHQHQHHQSLSKGPEMQDSPEIKKPSIIPLTAKDVKDLRQNPGYNNVDIFTYEEMRLVTKQFRPDYILGEGGFGVVYKGVIDENTRPGYKSMAVAVKELNPDGFQGDREWLAEVNYLGQLSHPNLVKLIGYCCEDEHRLLVYEYMASGSLEKHLFRRVGCSLTWSKRMKIALDAAKGLAFLHGAERPIIYRDFKTSNILLDADFNAKLSDFGLAKDGPMGDQTHVSTRVMGTYGYAAPEYVMTGHLTARSDVYGFGVVLLEMLLGRRAMDKSRPSREHNLVDWARPLLNHNKKLMRILDPRMEGQYSARTAMKVANLAYQCLSQNPKGRPLMSQVVELLETFQTKEVSNEEAMLHTGASGITLYEAPSNCPHTPAKKSNPARSESHREGDAHRRKPGNGRSKSEPPKECDLYDPPHFEAEDKSESNRG
- the LOC18589165 gene encoding serine/threonine-protein kinase At5g01020 isoform X1, giving the protein MGICFSIEEQLHQHQHHQSLSKGPDGGLKSTASPTKLEMQDSPEIKKPSIIPLTAKDVKDLRQNPGYNNVDIFTYEEMRLVTKQFRPDYILGEGGFGVVYKGVIDENTRPGYKSMAVAVKELNPDGFQGDREWLAEVNYLGQLSHPNLVKLIGYCCEDEHRLLVYEYMASGSLEKHLFRRVGCSLTWSKRMKIALDAAKGLAFLHGAERPIIYRDFKTSNILLDADFNAKLSDFGLAKDGPMGDQTHVSTRVMGTYGYAAPEYVMTGHLTARSDVYGFGVVLLEMLLGRRAMDKSRPSREHNLVDWARPLLNHNKKLMRILDPRMEGQYSARTAMKVANLAYQCLSQNPKGRPLMSQVVELLETFQTKEVSNEEAMLHTGASGITLYEAPSNCPHTPAKKSNPARSESHREGDAHRRKPGNGRSKSEPPKECDLYDPPHFEAEDKSESNRG
- the LOC18589165 gene encoding serine/threonine-protein kinase At5g01020 isoform X3; the encoded protein is MRLVTKQFRPDYILGEGGFGVVYKGVIDENTRPGYKSMAVAVKELNPDGFQGDREWLAEVNYLGQLSHPNLVKLIGYCCEDEHRLLVYEYMASGSLEKHLFRRVGCSLTWSKRMKIALDAAKGLAFLHGAERPIIYRDFKTSNILLDADFNAKLSDFGLAKDGPMGDQTHVSTRVMGTYGYAAPEYVMTGHLTARSDVYGFGVVLLEMLLGRRAMDKSRPSREHNLVDWARPLLNHNKKLMRILDPRMEGQYSARTAMKVANLAYQCLSQNPKGRPLMSQVVELLETFQTKEVSNEEAMLHTGASGITLYEAPSNCPHTPAKKSNPARSESHREGDAHRRKPGNGRSKSEPPKECDLYDPPHFEAEDKSESNRG
- the LOC18589164 gene encoding microtubule-associated protein TORTIFOLIA1 gives rise to the protein MKARKHTNAKGPSKVNSQQVVFELKSKVNLALNKLADRDTYQIGVDELEKTAECLTPDKISPFLSCILDTDSEHKSAVRKESIKLMATLARFHQGLIGPYLSKMVASIVKRLKDPDSVVRDACQETFGVLASKLSNQELDNNGVFVALVKPLFEALGEQNKQVQSGAALCLVRVIDNTHNPPASILQRMLTRTTKLLKNPHLMAKSSVIELNRSIIQAGGATTQSLLTAAIASIQEGLKNSDWTTRKAASMALGEIASSGASFLGTFRASCIRSLESCRFDKVKPVRDTVLHALHYWRSVPGPDTSEPSEAGSCIKENFCGGDYSDITSKSDSGWKDVSLKKVTANSAIRRIPLSVRKTSQNYVQSPQHCKEDDWHIEIAVSENHNVSLSDLHNEESEGSTVTKTLERMTTDTTSTQDIGYEFVPMDDKQECSSMSNLLRDNFGPKFVNFSHDHTGEGHLLNSLGRNQRFAAEENSNEDEEVSSTKIRDRRSLDSTVTESSPQTVSGCCSQMANEIVGIQKQLLEIENKQSNLMDLLQVFSTGIMDSLSMLQSKVLSLEHVVDRMVQDLMQGVKHSDLVSSRVKKHSQGVSSPRLSLCTPRPSAEIGNRQPSLLSVKNSDVWEEKALGGNRSANYVKQGMEMWSNNTVKICRNPTGKDVHKSSGQGAQVIGQIRKNEAASASASVPSVSGRQNYPDSNNGLWQHVKSLLCEGDLDSAYAEALSSGNELVLVELLDRTGPVLESLSHKTVCDILSTLASFLLEQRFMNCIIPWLQQVVDLNTIHGPNHFILSAKARRELLYAIQEAMNMEFSNPAERRSVTQLGMRLRQVWGK